CGTGCTGGAGCCACAGCTTCCGGAGCAGCTGCACGGCTGCCGGGGTGAGCGCCACCCGGGAGAACTCTTCCCCGGGCAGCGTCACCGCGGCATTCAGCCTGTCCAGCGGCATCAGAACCTCAGCACCACGCGGCCGTCGATCTTGGCGTGCTTCATCTCGTCGAGCACGGCGTTGATCTCCGGGAGCTCCCGCACCGAGACGGTGGGGTGGATCTTGCCCTGGGCGTAGAAGCCCAGGGCCTCCTCCATGTCCTGCCGGGTCCCGACGATGGAACCGCGCACCGTCAGGCCCTTGAGCACAATCTCGAAGATCGGTGCCGGGAAGTCGCCGGGCGGCAACCCGTTGAACACAATGGTGCCGCCACGGCGGACCATCCCGATGGCCTGCCCGAACGCTGAAGGATGCACCGCAGTGACCAGGACGCCATGGCAACCTCCGGTTTCGCGCTGGATCACTTCCACCGGGTCCTCGTGCAGGGCATTGACCGTCAATTCAGCGCCGTGGGCCTTCGCCAGGGCAAGCTTGTCATCGGCAATATCCACTGCCGCAACCCGCAGGCCCATGGCCACCGCGTACTGCACGGCAATGTGGCCCAGGCCGCCAATGCCGGAGATGGTGACCCACTGGCCCGGTTTGGCCTCGGTCATCTTCAGGCCCTTGT
The window above is part of the Pseudarthrobacter sp. NS4 genome. Proteins encoded here:
- the adhP gene encoding alcohol dehydrogenase AdhP; this encodes MTTTMQAAVVTEFGKDLQLQDLAIPTPGPGEALVKVLTTGVCHTDLHAAEGDWPVKPSPPFIPGHEGVGEVVVLGEGVTDLAVGDLVGNAWLWSACGDCQYCRTGWETLCEVQKNAGYSVDGSFGEYMLVDSRFAARIPAGSDPVEVAPVLCAGVTVYKGLKMTEAKPGQWVTISGIGGLGHIAVQYAVAMGLRVAAVDIADDKLALAKAHGAELTVNALHEDPVEVIQRETGGCHGVLVTAVHPSAFGQAIGMVRRGGTIVFNGLPPGDFPAPIFEIVLKGLTVRGSIVGTRQDMEEALGFYAQGKIHPTVSVRELPEINAVLDEMKHAKIDGRVVLRF